Proteins encoded by one window of Kribbella italica:
- a CDS encoding A24 family peptidase, with product MPDLIAGVVAAVVCAVAAYLIGPWLLRRIPEPILDEGQTKLLYAELATPRAAAWCAALAGVAGGLVGWRIGFSGGYAAWIALAVSGAVLGYIDARTRYLPSAIIWPTYGVVSGVLVVTAAVTGEWGSLRRAAIAGLIGFGVFYLLWFVFPRGVGFGDVRLSGLLAVALGWLGWGEFVTGLYGGFFLGAVLGIVLTVAKVFKRKEMFPFGPFMLAGAVAGVLVGGPLERLYLG from the coding sequence GTGCCTGATCTGATCGCCGGAGTCGTCGCAGCGGTGGTCTGTGCCGTGGCCGCGTACCTGATCGGGCCCTGGCTGCTGCGCCGGATCCCCGAGCCGATCCTGGACGAGGGACAGACCAAACTCCTGTACGCCGAGCTCGCGACGCCGCGGGCCGCGGCGTGGTGCGCCGCGCTCGCCGGCGTCGCGGGTGGGCTGGTCGGCTGGCGGATCGGGTTCTCGGGTGGCTACGCGGCGTGGATAGCGCTGGCGGTTTCGGGGGCGGTGCTCGGGTACATCGACGCCCGGACGCGGTACCTGCCGTCGGCGATCATCTGGCCGACGTACGGGGTGGTCTCGGGGGTGCTCGTCGTCACGGCGGCGGTGACGGGGGAGTGGGGGTCGCTGCGGCGGGCCGCGATCGCGGGGCTGATCGGCTTCGGGGTGTTCTACCTGCTGTGGTTCGTGTTTCCGCGCGGCGTCGGGTTCGGCGACGTGCGGCTGTCGGGGCTGCTCGCCGTCGCGCTGGGCTGGCTCGGGTGGGGCGAGTTCGTCACCGGCCTGTACGGCGGGTTCTTCCTCGGCGCGGTGCTCGGCATCGTGCTGACGGTCGCGAAGGTCTTCAAGCGCAAGGAGATGTTCCCTTTCGGGCCGTTCATGCTGGCGGGCGCGGTGGCCGGCGTCCTGGTCGGTGGACCGCTGGAACGCCTGTACCTGGGGTGA
- a CDS encoding shikimate dehydrogenase, protein MVRCAVLGSPIAHSLSPAMHRAAYAELGLDWRYDAFEVGEDELRGFLATLGDDVRGLSLTMPLKRVALDLADTVDPVAELIGAANTMLFEPDGSRSAHNTDVPGLVSAFAERGITGADTAVVLGGGATAASTLAALRGGLKVSEVTLVVRDLAKAERLLDLAAALDLKTSVTDFQQVEQIGGFDLCVSTLPGGAVDPWAEHFAQVAPVVFDVAYHPWPTQLALVAHRIGTELLNGLDLLVHQATLQVEMMTGRSPAPLAAMRAAAREELDDREPQ, encoded by the coding sequence ATGGTTCGTTGTGCCGTGCTGGGTTCGCCGATCGCGCACTCGTTGTCGCCGGCGATGCACCGGGCGGCGTACGCCGAGCTCGGGCTCGACTGGCGGTACGACGCGTTCGAGGTCGGCGAGGACGAGCTGCGCGGATTCCTCGCCACGCTGGGTGACGACGTCCGCGGGCTGTCGCTGACGATGCCGTTGAAGCGGGTCGCGCTGGACCTGGCGGACACCGTCGACCCGGTCGCCGAGCTGATCGGCGCGGCGAACACGATGCTCTTCGAGCCGGACGGGTCACGCTCGGCGCACAACACCGACGTACCGGGTCTGGTCTCGGCCTTCGCCGAGCGGGGGATCACCGGCGCCGACACGGCCGTGGTGCTCGGTGGTGGCGCGACGGCGGCCTCGACGCTGGCGGCCTTGCGTGGCGGGTTGAAGGTCAGCGAGGTGACGCTGGTCGTCCGGGACCTGGCGAAGGCCGAGCGCCTGCTCGACCTGGCGGCTGCGCTCGACCTGAAGACCTCGGTGACCGACTTCCAGCAGGTCGAGCAGATCGGCGGCTTCGACCTGTGCGTGTCGACGCTGCCCGGTGGGGCGGTCGACCCGTGGGCGGAGCACTTCGCCCAGGTCGCGCCGGTGGTCTTCGACGTCGCGTACCACCCGTGGCCGACCCAGCTGGCGCTCGTGGCGCACCGGATCGGTACAGAGCTGTTGAACGGCCTTGATCTGCTCGTGCATCAGGCGACCTTGCAGGTCGAGATGATGACAGGTAGGTCGCCCGCGCCGCTGGCGGCCATGAGGGCCGCCGCGCGTGAGGAGCTCGACGATCGTGAGCCACAGTGA
- a CDS encoding DUF2330 domain-containing protein, translating into MKTWRVVAGMLAIGLLLGGITPAWACACGGYLADAESRARANGEQALVSFDGTTEEIVLSMAIQGSSKKAAWIMPVPAAAQVTLGESSTFEDLARITRPKVVERTTYWPFRDLGIFGGRGGDTAGAAPGAGVDVREQMVLGPFQVVRLGGSSAAEVTGWLRTNGYTVPQTLGDNLTPYLAEKWEIVAVKLAPKETGGSLGGETPPLKLSFASKRIVYPMRLSKGATTSQAVTVYVAAPYRVDASTVPDASLTPELLYAGRVEDLAAPANFLTAYSAYFAQPGRVTSDYEFTRAATDDAFQRTTYVTHNETFWSTLGVIVLGLLLLGGGAAAVARRIR; encoded by the coding sequence ATGAAGACGTGGCGTGTGGTCGCAGGGATGCTCGCGATCGGCCTCCTGCTGGGCGGGATCACTCCGGCGTGGGCCTGTGCCTGCGGCGGGTACCTGGCCGACGCCGAGTCGCGGGCCCGCGCCAACGGTGAGCAGGCGCTGGTGAGCTTCGACGGCACGACCGAGGAGATCGTGCTGTCGATGGCGATCCAGGGCTCGTCGAAGAAGGCCGCCTGGATCATGCCGGTGCCGGCCGCGGCGCAGGTGACGCTGGGGGAGTCGTCGACGTTCGAGGACCTCGCGCGGATCACCAGACCGAAGGTCGTCGAGCGGACGACGTACTGGCCGTTCAGGGATCTCGGGATCTTCGGCGGCCGCGGCGGTGACACCGCGGGCGCGGCGCCGGGGGCCGGGGTCGACGTGCGGGAGCAGATGGTGCTCGGGCCGTTCCAGGTCGTCCGGCTCGGCGGGTCGAGCGCGGCGGAGGTGACCGGCTGGCTGCGGACCAACGGGTACACCGTCCCGCAGACGCTCGGCGACAACCTCACGCCGTACCTGGCGGAGAAGTGGGAGATCGTCGCGGTCAAGCTGGCGCCGAAGGAGACCGGCGGGTCGCTGGGCGGGGAGACGCCGCCGCTGAAGCTGTCGTTCGCGTCGAAGCGCATCGTGTACCCGATGCGGCTGAGCAAGGGAGCCACGACGAGCCAGGCGGTCACGGTGTACGTCGCCGCGCCGTACCGGGTGGACGCCTCGACCGTGCCGGACGCGTCGCTCACGCCGGAGCTGCTGTACGCCGGGCGGGTCGAGGATCTCGCGGCGCCCGCGAACTTCCTGACCGCCTACTCGGCGTACTTCGCGCAACCGGGGCGGGTCACCAGCGACTACGAGTTCACCAGGGCGGCGACCGACGACGCCTTCCAGCGGACGACGTACGTGACGCACAACGAGACGTTCTGGAGCACGCTCGGCGTGATCGTGCTCGGGCTGCTTCTGCTCGGCGGCGGCGCCGCGGCGGTCGCACGGCGGATCCGCTGA
- a CDS encoding FAD-binding protein, translating into MPNLSRRGLLAGSAALIAVPATATTASAAADRGPSGEKILPGDVRFADLVQRGTNRRFVAAPDYARVVRSPQDAVAAVQDAVRANKRIAVRGGGHCFEDFVDHSDVEVLIDLSQYDEVTFDERRRAFSIGAGATLETVYKALFYGWGVTVPGGGCLGVGVGGHFSGGGYGPLSRRYGSVVDHLYGVEVVVVDARGRARLVLATRDNEHRDLWWAHTGGGGGNFGVVTRYLLRTAGARGADPAKLLPKAPSSLLSTITVYDWNTITKAGFLRTLRNFFDFYERNNAPGSPYATLYSPFILTHKSAGGFLLSTQIDAGVPNAGQLLKDFNAAIVEGVSPAPQVVDQGEGPFLQRTIQRSIAEDIAPSRAKYKAGYLRKSYTAAQFETIYEHLTDPTYQGPESSLLFVPYGGQVNTVPPDATATAQRDVVMKMVMAASWEDPAQDARHLEWVRATYRDIYRETGGVPVPNAVNAGSYINYPDGDLADPAQNTSGVPWHALYYLGNYPRLQRIKKAWDPRNVFRHRLSIEPAE; encoded by the coding sequence GTGCCGAACCTCAGTCGTCGTGGGCTGCTCGCAGGCAGCGCCGCCCTGATCGCCGTCCCCGCCACCGCAACCACCGCGTCCGCCGCCGCCGATCGCGGGCCGAGCGGCGAGAAGATCCTTCCCGGCGACGTCCGGTTCGCCGACCTTGTCCAGCGCGGCACGAACCGCCGGTTCGTCGCCGCCCCCGACTACGCCCGGGTCGTCCGCTCGCCGCAGGACGCCGTCGCCGCCGTGCAGGACGCGGTCCGCGCGAACAAGCGGATCGCGGTCCGCGGCGGCGGCCACTGCTTCGAGGACTTCGTCGACCACAGCGACGTCGAGGTGCTGATCGACCTCTCGCAGTACGACGAAGTGACCTTCGACGAACGCCGGCGCGCCTTCTCGATCGGCGCCGGCGCGACGCTCGAGACCGTCTACAAGGCGCTGTTCTACGGCTGGGGCGTGACCGTGCCCGGCGGCGGCTGCCTCGGTGTCGGCGTCGGCGGCCACTTCAGCGGAGGCGGCTACGGGCCGCTCTCGCGCCGGTACGGCTCGGTCGTCGACCACCTGTACGGCGTGGAGGTGGTCGTCGTGGACGCCCGCGGCCGCGCCCGTCTCGTGCTGGCGACCAGGGACAACGAGCACCGCGACCTGTGGTGGGCCCACACCGGCGGTGGCGGCGGCAACTTCGGCGTCGTCACCCGGTACCTGCTCCGGACCGCCGGCGCGCGCGGCGCGGACCCCGCCAAGTTGTTGCCCAAGGCCCCTTCGTCGCTGCTGTCGACGATCACGGTCTACGACTGGAACACGATCACCAAGGCCGGCTTCCTGCGGACGCTGCGCAACTTCTTCGACTTCTACGAGCGCAACAACGCGCCGGGTTCGCCGTACGCGACGCTGTACAGCCCGTTCATCCTGACCCACAAGTCGGCCGGCGGGTTCCTGCTGTCGACCCAGATCGACGCCGGGGTGCCGAACGCCGGTCAGTTGCTGAAGGACTTCAACGCGGCGATCGTCGAGGGCGTGTCGCCGGCGCCGCAGGTGGTCGACCAGGGCGAAGGGCCGTTCCTGCAGCGGACGATCCAGCGGTCGATCGCGGAGGACATCGCGCCGAGCCGCGCGAAGTACAAGGCGGGCTACCTGCGCAAGAGCTACACCGCCGCGCAGTTCGAGACGATCTACGAACACCTGACCGACCCGACGTACCAGGGGCCGGAGAGCAGTCTGCTGTTCGTCCCGTACGGCGGCCAGGTGAACACCGTGCCGCCGGACGCGACCGCGACCGCGCAGCGCGACGTGGTGATGAAGATGGTGATGGCCGCGAGCTGGGAGGACCCGGCGCAGGACGCCCGGCACCTGGAGTGGGTGCGGGCGACGTACCGGGACATCTACCGCGAGACCGGCGGCGTACCGGTGCCGAACGCGGTGAACGCCGGGTCGTACATCAACTACCCGGACGGCGATCTGGCCGACCCGGCGCAGAACACCTCCGGCGTACCGTGGCACGCGTTGTACTACCTCGGCAACTATCCGCGACTGCAGCGGATCAAGAAGGCCTGGGACCCGCGCAACGTGTTCCGGCACCGGCTTTCCATCGAACCCGCCGAGTGA
- the ruvX gene encoding Holliday junction resolvase RuvX, translated as MRRGVRIALDIGDARIGVASSDPHGILATPVETVRRGPGDLDRIVTLVHDLEAFEVVVGLPRSLNGGEGPAAVKIRETTELIRRKLAAGQDNPIGTDGVEQVRTATVRMVDERFTTVTAERMLRERGKKGAKRRAVVDQAAAVVILQHALDFERETGNPPGRPL; from the coding sequence ATGCGCCGGGGGGTGCGGATCGCGCTCGACATCGGGGACGCCAGGATCGGCGTCGCCAGTTCCGACCCGCACGGGATCCTGGCCACCCCGGTGGAGACCGTACGGCGTGGGCCCGGGGACCTTGACCGGATCGTTACGCTCGTACACGATCTCGAGGCGTTCGAGGTCGTCGTCGGGCTGCCTCGTTCGTTGAACGGGGGTGAAGGGCCGGCGGCGGTCAAGATCCGGGAGACCACGGAGCTGATCCGCCGGAAACTGGCGGCCGGCCAGGACAACCCGATCGGGACGGACGGAGTGGAACAGGTGCGGACGGCGACGGTGCGGATGGTGGACGAGCGGTTCACCACGGTCACCGCCGAGCGGATGCTGCGGGAACGGGGTAAGAAGGGCGCCAAACGGCGCGCGGTGGTCGACCAGGCCGCGGCGGTCGTGATTCTGCAGCACGCGCTCGACTTCGAGCGGGAGACCGGCAACCCACCCGGGAGGCCCCTGTGA
- the alaS gene encoding alanine--tRNA ligase, giving the protein METSEIRRRFLQYFEDRGHTVVPSAPLPSPDPNLLFNVAGMAQFVPYFVGQQTPPYARATSVQKCVRTLDIEEVGKTTRHGTFFQMNGNFSFGDYFKEEAVQFAWELVTKPQSEGGYGFDESVLYASVYYEDDEAIDIWKRVAGLPDDRIVRLGMKDNFWSMGIPGPCGPCSEILIDRGPQFGADRDWEAGDRYLEFWNLVFMQNVRGEGGGKDGYPILGELPKKNIDTGLGLERVAYLLQGVDNMYEIDEIFPVIEKASELSGRKYGSEHVDDVRFRVVADHVRSALMLIGDGVTPGNEQGGYVLRRLLRRAIRSMRLLGYEDPSLVELLPVSLQQMKKSYPELEADFGRISQVAYAEEEAFRRTLTAGTTIFDLAVRDTKAGGAHQLEGAKAFQLHDTYGFPIDLTVEMASEQGLNVDTEGFRSLMKEQRERAKADARAKKAGHADTSGYRELRESGTTEFTGYTELATDSRVRGLLRDGVVANVAEQGETVEVVLEKTPFYAESGGQIADAGLIVADGVKLKVLDVQRPVKGLIVHRVEVLEGVLQPGTDVHAQVDHDWRIQACQAHSGTHVVHAALRQVLGPNALQSGSYNKPGYLRLDFAWSSALDQATRSEIEEVANLAVRQDLAVSAQYMTLPEAREWGALALFGETYDEQVRVVEIGGPWSRELCGGTHVKHSSQVGALTVTSESSVGAGVRRIEAFVGMDALHYLGRERSLVRLLSENLKTRPEELPAKVADLAERLRAAEKELEKVRAGQVLAAAGDLAKSPKDVFGVAFVGARTPDGVGGGDLRKLALDVRGRMPADKPAVVALVGVNDGKPAVVVALNDVAREWRLKAGDLVRVAAEQLGGRGGGKDDVAQGGGTDPAGTDKALSAVEHAVGQLVTG; this is encoded by the coding sequence ATGGAAACCAGTGAGATCAGGCGGCGGTTCCTGCAGTACTTCGAGGACCGCGGTCACACCGTGGTGCCGAGCGCGCCGTTGCCGTCGCCGGACCCGAACCTGCTGTTCAACGTGGCCGGGATGGCCCAGTTCGTGCCGTACTTCGTCGGCCAGCAGACGCCGCCGTACGCGCGGGCGACCAGCGTGCAGAAGTGTGTCCGGACCCTCGACATCGAGGAGGTCGGCAAGACCACCCGGCACGGCACGTTCTTCCAGATGAACGGCAACTTCTCCTTCGGCGACTACTTCAAGGAAGAAGCCGTCCAGTTCGCCTGGGAGCTGGTCACCAAGCCGCAGAGCGAAGGTGGCTACGGCTTCGACGAGTCGGTCCTGTACGCCTCGGTGTACTACGAGGACGACGAGGCGATCGACATCTGGAAGCGGGTCGCCGGACTGCCCGACGACCGGATCGTCCGCCTGGGCATGAAGGACAACTTCTGGTCGATGGGCATCCCGGGCCCGTGCGGCCCGTGCTCGGAGATCCTGATCGACCGCGGCCCGCAGTTCGGCGCCGACCGGGACTGGGAGGCGGGCGACCGCTACCTGGAGTTCTGGAACCTGGTCTTCATGCAGAACGTCCGCGGCGAGGGCGGCGGCAAGGACGGCTACCCGATCCTCGGTGAGCTGCCGAAGAAGAACATCGACACCGGTCTCGGCCTGGAGCGGGTCGCGTACCTGCTGCAGGGCGTCGACAACATGTACGAGATCGACGAGATCTTCCCGGTGATCGAGAAGGCCTCGGAGCTGAGCGGCCGCAAGTACGGCTCCGAGCACGTCGACGACGTGCGCTTCCGCGTGGTCGCCGACCACGTCCGCAGCGCGCTGATGCTGATCGGCGACGGCGTCACCCCGGGCAACGAGCAGGGCGGCTACGTCCTGCGCCGCCTGCTGCGCCGCGCGATCCGTTCGATGCGCCTGCTGGGCTACGAGGACCCGAGCCTGGTCGAGCTGCTCCCGGTCAGCCTGCAGCAGATGAAGAAGTCCTACCCCGAGTTGGAGGCCGACTTCGGCCGGATCAGCCAGGTCGCGTACGCCGAGGAGGAGGCGTTCCGCCGCACCCTGACGGCCGGGACGACGATCTTCGACCTCGCCGTCCGCGACACCAAGGCCGGCGGCGCGCACCAGCTCGAGGGCGCGAAGGCCTTCCAGCTGCACGACACCTACGGCTTCCCGATCGACCTGACCGTCGAGATGGCCTCCGAGCAGGGCCTGAACGTCGACACCGAGGGTTTCCGCTCGCTGATGAAGGAGCAGCGCGAGCGGGCCAAGGCCGACGCGCGGGCGAAGAAGGCCGGCCACGCGGACACCTCGGGCTACCGCGAGCTGCGCGAGTCCGGGACGACCGAGTTCACCGGGTACACCGAGCTCGCGACCGACTCGCGGGTCCGCGGTCTGCTGCGCGACGGCGTCGTGGCGAATGTGGCCGAGCAGGGCGAGACCGTCGAGGTCGTGCTCGAGAAGACCCCGTTCTACGCCGAGTCCGGTGGCCAGATCGCCGACGCGGGCCTGATCGTCGCCGACGGTGTGAAGCTGAAGGTGCTCGACGTCCAGCGGCCGGTCAAGGGCCTGATCGTGCACCGCGTCGAGGTGCTCGAAGGAGTCCTCCAGCCGGGCACGGACGTGCACGCGCAGGTCGACCACGACTGGCGGATCCAGGCCTGCCAGGCGCACTCGGGCACGCACGTCGTGCACGCCGCGCTGCGCCAGGTGCTCGGCCCGAACGCGTTGCAGAGCGGTTCGTACAACAAGCCCGGTTACCTGCGGCTCGACTTCGCGTGGTCCTCGGCGCTGGACCAGGCCACCCGGTCGGAGATCGAGGAGGTCGCGAACCTCGCCGTACGGCAGGACCTCGCGGTCTCCGCGCAGTACATGACGCTCCCGGAGGCCCGGGAGTGGGGCGCGCTGGCCCTGTTCGGCGAGACGTACGACGAGCAGGTGCGCGTCGTCGAGATCGGCGGCCCCTGGTCGCGCGAGCTCTGCGGTGGCACGCACGTGAAGCACTCGTCGCAGGTCGGTGCGCTGACCGTGACGAGCGAGTCGTCGGTCGGTGCGGGCGTCCGCCGGATCGAGGCGTTCGTCGGCATGGACGCGCTGCACTACCTCGGCCGTGAGCGGTCGCTGGTCCGGCTGCTCAGCGAGAACCTGAAGACCCGTCCCGAGGAGCTCCCGGCCAAGGTCGCCGACCTGGCCGAGCGGCTGCGGGCGGCGGAGAAGGAGCTGGAGAAGGTCCGTGCGGGCCAGGTGCTGGCCGCGGCGGGCGACCTGGCGAAGAGCCCGAAGGACGTCTTCGGCGTCGCCTTCGTCGGAGCCCGTACGCCGGACGGCGTCGGCGGTGGCGACCTGCGCAAGCTGGCGCTGGACGTCCGCGGCCGGATGCCCGCCGACAAGCCGGCCGTGGTCGCGCTGGTCGGCGTGAACGACGGGAAGCCGGCCGTCGTGGTCGCGCTGAACGACGTCGCCCGCGAGTGGCGGCTCAAGGCCGGTGACCTGGTCCGGGTCGCCGCCGAGCAGCTCGGTGGCCGAGGCGGCGGCAAGGACGACGTCGCCCAGGGTGGTGGCACTGACCCGGCCGGTACCGACAAGGCGCTGTCCGCGGTCGAGCACGCCGTCGGCCAACTGGTCACGGGCTGA
- the mltG gene encoding endolytic transglycosylase MltG: MSRTYGDVDPGDDLDVDLGLRPESRTERRANRKKQRARRGFGCFAGIVSLVVVAGLIGGIMFGFGKGRDYLEGLFAAPDYEGEGTGSVQVEVTKGQSAQAIADTLEKKDVVKSARAFERAAREDPRSTQIQAATFTLRKKMSAKAALALMLDPAKSIRVTRVGVNSGWTKEQVAQKLQENKTVKLPPGSVAAALAKPWSLGLPSYANNNPEGFLYPGTYDVPKNATAYTILKLMTAQFAKTQAELKLPQVAQRKKLDPYQAVIVASIVAAETNRSDDYGKVARVIYNRLARDMRLQMDSTVHYVTGRSGGVFTSDEERDFDSPYNTYKYRGLPPTPINSPGKDTLRAALNATPGPWLYFTLVNLDTGETAFATTDDEHQANVAKLQAWCQAHKGRC, encoded by the coding sequence ATGAGCAGGACGTACGGCGACGTGGACCCCGGTGACGACCTCGACGTCGATCTGGGCCTGCGCCCGGAGAGCCGGACCGAGCGGCGCGCCAACCGCAAGAAGCAGCGCGCCCGGCGCGGCTTCGGCTGCTTCGCGGGCATCGTCTCGCTGGTGGTCGTCGCCGGGCTGATCGGCGGCATCATGTTCGGTTTCGGCAAGGGCCGCGACTACCTGGAAGGCCTGTTCGCCGCGCCCGACTACGAGGGCGAGGGCACCGGCTCGGTCCAGGTCGAGGTGACCAAGGGCCAGAGCGCGCAGGCGATCGCGGACACGCTGGAGAAGAAGGACGTGGTGAAGTCGGCCCGCGCCTTCGAGCGGGCCGCCCGCGAGGACCCGCGGAGCACGCAGATCCAGGCCGCGACGTTCACGCTGCGCAAGAAGATGTCCGCCAAGGCCGCGCTGGCGCTGATGCTCGACCCGGCCAAGTCGATCCGGGTCACCCGGGTCGGGGTGAACTCCGGCTGGACCAAGGAGCAGGTCGCGCAGAAGCTGCAGGAGAACAAGACGGTCAAGCTCCCGCCGGGCTCGGTCGCGGCCGCGCTGGCCAAGCCCTGGTCGCTCGGGCTGCCGTCGTACGCGAACAACAACCCGGAGGGCTTCCTCTACCCGGGCACGTACGACGTCCCGAAGAACGCGACGGCGTACACGATCCTGAAGCTGATGACCGCGCAGTTCGCGAAGACGCAGGCCGAGCTGAAGCTGCCGCAGGTCGCGCAGCGCAAGAAGCTCGACCCGTACCAGGCGGTGATCGTGGCCAGCATCGTCGCGGCGGAGACCAACCGCTCCGACGACTACGGCAAGGTCGCCCGGGTGATCTACAACCGGCTGGCCCGCGACATGCGGCTGCAGATGGACTCGACCGTGCACTACGTGACCGGTCGCAGCGGTGGGGTGTTCACCAGCGACGAGGAGCGCGACTTCGACTCGCCGTACAACACCTACAAGTACCGCGGGCTCCCGCCGACGCCGATCAACTCGCCGGGCAAGGACACCCTGCGGGCGGCGCTGAACGCGACACCGGGGCCGTGGCTGTACTTCACGCTGGTCAACCTCGACACCGGTGAGACCGCGTTCGCGACCACGGACGATGAGCACCAGGCCAACGTCGCCAAGCTGCAGGCGTGGTGCCAAGCCCACAAGGGTCGCTGCTGA
- a CDS encoding DUF6167 family protein → MIKRILWFVIGTAVGVYAVTRLKKRAQVLAPESLQASADKMASAIRHFGDEVRAGMAERETELRDALGIDTAAAHQTQREDDR, encoded by the coding sequence GTGATCAAGCGGATCCTGTGGTTCGTGATCGGCACCGCCGTCGGCGTCTACGCCGTCACCCGGCTGAAGAAGCGGGCCCAGGTGCTCGCGCCGGAGAGCCTGCAGGCCTCGGCGGACAAGATGGCCAGCGCGATCCGGCACTTCGGCGACGAGGTCCGGGCCGGGATGGCCGAGCGGGAGACCGAGCTGCGGGACGCGCTCGGGATCGACACAGCGGCAGCACACCAGACACAGCGTGAGGACGACCGGTAA
- a CDS encoding FAD-binding protein, which yields MSHSEDLWNRRTVLKAGGLLAAGALATAAGAEAVHAASGATAAPDWAALDRALKGALFRPGQTGYAASHQLFNPRFDSVQPAGVVRAGSVEDVRQAILFAKKNKLICVPKGGGHSYVGASAVTNGLMVDVGPLRGLTYASNAVQIGAGARLYDVHAYLDKFARSLPTGTCPTVGIAGLALGGGMGIHTRTYGLTSDRVLSLQVVTADGVVRTASPTQNADLYWALRGGGGGNLGIVTSFRLATIGAGKLGFFRLTWPESQAAAVVRGWQRFAQEAPASSWANLHITGNSNGTVSIHVVGVSTTGSATAAAAQLEWFIGAKGATRSISVKTHMEAVTYLGGGTTSPRQGWLAGSDVLRGPMDTATINSAIGAVRTAAKAKVAASAILDPLGGQAAKQPPGGSAWPWRSALGVIQWYSGLPSHPTTAQLRAAQGFVTNGHHAVTKFSAGGYINYLEAGRSNPSYYGGSLARLHAIKVKYDPTNFFHAPYTFA from the coding sequence GTGAGCCACAGTGAGGATCTCTGGAACCGCCGTACCGTCCTGAAGGCTGGTGGACTGCTCGCCGCCGGGGCACTGGCGACCGCCGCGGGAGCCGAGGCGGTGCACGCCGCGTCAGGCGCCACCGCGGCGCCTGACTGGGCCGCGCTCGATCGCGCGCTGAAGGGTGCGCTCTTCCGGCCGGGCCAGACCGGGTACGCCGCGTCGCACCAGCTGTTCAACCCGCGCTTCGACTCGGTCCAGCCGGCCGGCGTCGTCCGGGCCGGCAGCGTCGAGGACGTCCGGCAGGCGATCCTGTTCGCGAAGAAGAACAAGCTGATCTGCGTCCCGAAGGGCGGCGGTCACTCGTACGTCGGCGCCTCGGCGGTCACGAACGGGCTGATGGTCGACGTCGGCCCGCTGCGCGGACTCACCTACGCGAGCAACGCCGTCCAGATCGGCGCCGGCGCCCGCCTGTACGACGTCCACGCCTACCTCGACAAGTTCGCCCGGTCGCTGCCCACGGGGACCTGCCCGACGGTCGGCATCGCCGGCCTCGCGCTCGGCGGCGGGATGGGGATCCACACCCGGACGTACGGGCTGACCAGCGACCGGGTGCTGTCGCTGCAGGTGGTGACCGCGGACGGCGTCGTCCGGACGGCGAGCCCGACGCAGAACGCCGACCTGTACTGGGCGCTGCGCGGTGGAGGCGGCGGGAACCTCGGCATCGTCACGTCGTTCCGGCTGGCCACGATCGGTGCCGGCAAGCTCGGGTTCTTCCGGCTGACCTGGCCGGAGTCGCAGGCCGCCGCCGTCGTGCGCGGCTGGCAGCGCTTCGCGCAGGAGGCCCCGGCGTCGTCCTGGGCGAACCTCCACATCACCGGGAACAGCAATGGCACGGTCTCGATCCACGTGGTCGGTGTCTCGACCACGGGCTCGGCGACCGCCGCCGCGGCGCAGCTGGAGTGGTTCATCGGTGCCAAGGGCGCGACCCGCTCGATCTCGGTGAAGACGCACATGGAGGCGGTGACCTACCTCGGCGGCGGCACGACCAGCCCGCGGCAGGGCTGGCTGGCCGGTTCCGACGTACTGCGGGGGCCGATGGACACGGCGACGATCAACAGCGCGATCGGTGCGGTGCGGACGGCCGCCAAGGCGAAGGTCGCCGCGTCGGCGATCCTCGACCCGCTGGGTGGGCAGGCGGCGAAGCAGCCGCCGGGTGGTTCGGCCTGGCCGTGGCGGTCGGCGCTCGGCGTCATCCAGTGGTACTCCGGGCTGCCGTCACACCCGACGACGGCTCAGCTGCGCGCTGCTCAAGGCTTCGTCACCAACGGGCATCACGCGGTGACGAAGTTCTCGGCCGGTGGGTACATCAACTACCTGGAAGCCGGTCGCTCCAACCCGTCGTACTACGGCGGCAGCCTGGCACGGCTGCACGCGATCAAGGTCAAGTACGACCCGACGAACTTCTTCCACGCTCCGTACACCTTCGCCTGA
- a CDS encoding DUF948 domain-containing protein, with protein MSVGEVAGLIAACALLVLVGLLAYPILKLGKVLDETRLMVKGVSDSSIPLLGEVTETVATTNAQLAKVDTITDNATTVTTNAAALASLFAATAGGPLVKAAAFTYGVRKALGDNQRRDVARRVKDDMKSERKARKRGDL; from the coding sequence ATGAGCGTCGGTGAAGTCGCGGGGCTGATAGCGGCCTGCGCGCTGCTCGTCCTGGTGGGCCTGCTGGCCTACCCGATCCTGAAGCTGGGCAAGGTGCTCGACGAGACCCGGCTGATGGTGAAGGGCGTGTCCGACTCCAGTATCCCGTTGCTCGGCGAGGTCACCGAGACCGTCGCGACGACCAACGCGCAGCTGGCCAAGGTGGACACCATCACCGACAACGCGACGACCGTGACGACCAACGCCGCGGCGCTCGCGTCCTTGTTCGCGGCGACCGCGGGTGGTCCGCTGGTGAAGGCGGCCGCGTTCACGTACGGCGTGCGCAAGGCGCTGGGCGACAACCAGCGCCGCGACGTGGCCCGCCGGGTGAAGGACGACATGAAGTCCGAGCGCAAGGCGCGCAAGCGAGGTGACCTGTGA